The DNA region TTCTGATTTACTGGACTTCACTGTAAGTGGCCTCCTGTTTGGTTGTGAGAGGGATTCGACAACCTCAATATTACTAGGCGGGAGGCCGTTTTCTATTAAATCCTTACACCAAAATCCGTTTTTTTATGCAACGTTGGGGTAGAATCAGCTGATTTGAGCATACGCAATGTAGGGGTCCCACTCGAGTCTACGCAGGGACAGCTTCCCAATTCCCAATTCATCGAACAACGCCTGAGTTTCACCGGGCCACATCGGATTATCAAGTTCGTCAAAAGCGATGACTGCTCCCTTCGGCATGCGTGGGAAGACCGCCCTGATCACAGCTTTGGTTGGCTCATATAAGTCCACGTCAAGGAACAGGAGACTGACAACCAAATGTCGATTGCTCTCGACAAACTTAGGAACCGTTTGAATGACATCTCCACGTATAAGTTGGACCTTGTCGATATGGCCGAGGAATCGATCGCGGTCGTGTTCGGTAATCAATGCAGAAAGTTCGTCATAGGAGTCTGCGAAAAGTCCTCCTACGGAAGGATCGACGACTTTGTTCTTATCTTTGTCGCTTACGTTTGGAAATCCAGAAAATGAATCAAACCCATAGATCCGCCTCGTAAGATTTTCGGGTTCTAGCATGGCACTAAGTTTGGCCCAGGCCATAACGCCGAATCCCTTAAACACTCCGCACTCAACAATGGAACCTTTAATAGGCATGACGAGCTTGAAAATTTCATAAAGTGCCAAGAAGCGCTTGAGATGCTGTCGCCGCACATATTTAGGGAAGTTTTCTAGCTTGGTCGCCGTTGGATCCGGGCAAGACTCAAAAATCCGTGCAATTGCTTCGCTGGCTTCGAGTTCTTCAGGTGTACGAAACTTTTTCATGCCCTATTTTAAAATCGTCCAAACCGTTTGGAAAATCAGCTTTAGATCCAAGAGCATAGAACGATTAAGTACGTATTCCAAGCTTAAGCGCATTTTGTGGGGATGAATGAGCTTCATGTAGTCGCCATCGGGATCTTTGCTCCCTTTTAGAATTTTACCCTCGCTTGGAAATCGAACTGAGGCCGAATCGGTCATCCCCGGGCGCACACTGAGGACTTGTCGCTCCTCCAGTGTATATAAGTCTACCGCCCATTGAATTTGTGGCCTGGGACCCACGAAACTCATCTCGCCTTTCAAGACATTCACAAGTTGGGGAAATTCGTCCAATTTAGTTCGGCGCAGGAAGCGCCCGATATCGGTAATTCGTGCGTCATCGTCAGGCGTCGATGAACCGCCCAACTGATCTGCATTAACGACCATGGTGCGAAACTTCCACATGATAAAGGGCTTTCCATTAAGACCGACCCGCCTAGCCTTATATATGACGGGGCCCCCATCTTTCTTAATCAAGACGGTGATGACTGCCCAAACGGGACAAAGCATTACGAGCGCGAGCAAGGATGCTAATACGTCAAACAACCGTTTAAAAAACGGGTACACATGTATTCATTTACCATATGTGATGGGATATTGTTGATCACCGTCCCGTAATTTCTGAATAGGAGTCCTTCCCATATGTGCGGAATCGCCGGTGCATTCTTGAGCTTCTCAAACGCAAGTGCTCTTACGCTTGTTCAGAATATCGTCCGGTCTCAGTTCGCGAGGGGGCCAGACCATCAAGAAATACACGTCAGAAGAGAGAAGGATTTAACTCTGATCCTCGGCCATAACAGGCTCAATATTATCGATTTGACTTCAAATGCGAACCAACCGATGTGGAAAAACGATCCAGAATTAGGGATCGTTTTTAATGGAGAAATTTATAACTATATTGAGTTGCGAGATGAACTCATTCATTTAGGGCATACCTTTAAAACCCGTAGCGATACTGAAGTCATCCTTGAATCCTTCAAGGAATGGGGGATGGATGCGATCAATCGCTTTAACGGAATGTTTGCCTTTGCCCTTTACGATGAAAATCGGAGGCGGCTATGGCTCGTACGGGATCGTTTCGGTGTAAAGCCCCTCTACTATATTCTCAACGGCAGTTCTCTTTTTTTCGCATCTACCTGCACAACGATGGCGCAACATTTCAATTTGGATCCTAACTTAGATTACGTCGTCCGAGGCATTCGAAAGTGGGTATATGAAGACGACCTTGAAACATCTCCCTACTTTGGGCTGAACTCGCTTCGACAAGGACATTGCTTGGAAGTCTCATTTGAAGAAAATGGAAGATTGAGCGTCTGCGATTTTCAATATTATGATCTTCAAAAACAAATTTTCCTTCTTCAGGAGCAGCAGGCAGGCAAACCCGCTTCCTATCTGCAAGAGAATATCCAAGAAATATTGGAATCCTCAATAAGGCTACGTCTGCGTTCCGATGTGCCTGTTGGCATTGCGTTGAGCGGCGGGCTCGATTCATCGACGATCGCGGCGCTTGTTGCAAGGGAAAGGACCAACGTGGTCGCTTTTAGTTTTGGAAGTCCGTCGGATCGAGGGTCTGAAGGCCTGTTAGTCGATAAGCTTAGTAAACAACTAAACATTGAAATTGAATTTATTAATCCGAGTCTTAGCGAACTGAAGTCGGCTCTTGATAAAACACTCGCCGTCCAAGAGGCTCCCTTTCCTGGTGCAAGCGTCATCGCTCAATATCTTGTTTTTGAGCGTGCAAAAGAAAGAGGCGTGAAAGTTTTGCTTGGAGGACAGGGAGGAGACGAGTTGTTCTTAGGTTACCGAAAATTCCAACTCTTTTTTCTTGGCCACCTACTTCATCATCATAAATATCTTAAGAGCCTGCGTGAGATCGCATCGCTCGTCCCAACGATGGTTCAAGAACTACCGCATTTATCCCAATTTTGGGAACAGCGCATGCGATATCGAGGGAAAGGGATGGAGACGATATTCAATGATGTTCGAACCGATGATCTTGATCTCAATTGCAAACATGATCTACCGTTTTGGTTTCGACAATTGGCCGATGTGACAAAAATTAGCCTCCCCACATTGCTTCGATATGAGGACCGCAATTCAATGGGACATAGCGTTGAAAGCCGACTTCCATTCTTGGATTTTCGCCTAGTTGAAGCAGCATTGGCGTTACCCACAGCCTTAAAACTTAGAAACGGGGTGAACAAATGGGTGCTCCGCCAAGTGATGAAAGAACACCTCCCTAAAGAGATCTGTTTTGCAAGATATCGTAGCGGCTTTGATGTTCCACAAGCTCGATGGATCAAACAAGGTTTAGGAGAGCACATTCGAACCAAAATTAAGGAAAGGGGCGAAAATAAATCTGGCTTTATACCTACCGAAACGGAAATCGACCGACTCTTTTCCAATCAACAGTTCGTTCAAAGAGAAGCTACTTTTGGGGAAGCTATCAGTACCTTGTGGCTAGAAAGCACGACAAAAGAAGAATTCGACGCATAGTGGGTGACACAATATCGTCGAATCATCGAAGATTTGATGAAGCTTCGTTTGCCTATTTGAGATCCTTGGCTAGAATGCACGGTTTCTATGGCTAAGGATACTAGTCCCATAGTAGCCATCATTGGCACGGGATATTGGGGAATAAATCACGTTCGCGTTTTTTTTGAACTCCAAGCTCTGGGAGGAATATTTGACTCGGACGCCACCCGGTCCTGTGAGGTAAACGCCCGGTTTCACGCAAAGAAGTCCTATGAGAAGCTTGAGTCCGTCCTTTCCGATTCAGCTTTGCACGGCTTAGTTATATCAACCCCAGCCGTCACACATTTTGAGATATCCATGCGAGCGCTGGAGATGGGCAAAGACGTTCTGGTCGAAAAGCCGTTGGCTCTGCGATTTGGCGAAGCGCAACAGATGGCTGACTTTGCTAAGTCAAGCGGGCGCATCCTAATGGTGGGACACTTGCTGCAATATCACCCTGGCATGGTGAAGTTGAGAGAACTCGTGGCGGGTGGAGATCTTGGGACAGTCGAATACATCTATTCCAACCGATTGAACCTCGGAAAGATTCGTACCGAGGAAAATGCCCTCTGGTCGTTCGCGCCGCACGACATCTCGGTGATGTTGTGGCTGACGGGAGCGATGCCGATTCAGGTCAATGCGGTCGGAGGAAGTTATTTGCAGCCGAATGTCGCGGATACGACGATTTCAACGTTCGTCTTCGACAACGGCGTTCGGGGTCACATCTATGTCAGCTGGCTTCACCCGTTCAAAGAACAGCGGCTGGTGGTCGTGGGGTCGAAAAAAATGGCGGTTTTTGACGACCGGGCGCCCAAAGGGAGAAAGTTGCTCCTTTACGACAAGAAAGTTTCGATGGTGAATGGGAATTTCGTCGCGGAGAAGCCGGAGGGGATTCCGGTGCCGTTCGATGAGGAAACCGAACCGCTTCGGGCGGAGTGCGAGCACTTCCTGGAGTGCGTTCGAACGCGTCAAAAGCCTCGGACGGACGGCGAGGAAGGGCTTCGCGTATTGAAGGTCTTGCAGAGTTGCCAACGATCGCTTCAGATGAACGGCCAGCCGGTACAGGTGCTGGAATACCGGAACTGAGTTACCTACCCCGAATTTGGGTTAATATATCTTGATTTCTGATGATTCAATCATTAAAAATCAAGGTATGTTTGTTCCCCGCCGAATCGCGACCAAGCTCCTCCGGCTGGTCCGAACATTCCCGGCCGTAGCGGTCACCGGCGCCCGCCAGACGGGAAAAACGACCCTACTGCTCCGTCTCTTCGGCGATCGCGCGGAGCATATCGTTTTCGATCCAATCGTGGATGTGGGAAGAGCGCGTGAAGATCCGGAGCTCTTTCTCGCGAATCACAACCCGCCGCTGATTTTGGACGAGATTCAATACGCGCCCCAGTTGGCTTCGAGCCTCAAGCGCAAGGTGGACCGGGAGAGCCGCAAGGGCCGTTACTTGATCACCGGTTCGCAGCAATGGAATGTGATGAAGCTGTTGGCTGAAAGCTTGGCGGGCCGCGTCGGGTTCGTTGATCTCGACGCTTTTTCGCTCCAAGAGGTCCATCGAGGGAACGAAAAGACTTCTTGGCTCGAACTGTGGCTGAAGAATCCGCAGCGATGGGTCCGGGAACGAAAAAGACTCCACCGACACCGGGTTAAGCTGTACCAACATATTTGGAAAGGTTCCCTGCCCGAGGCACATCTTGCGCAACTCAAAAGCATTCCAGATTTCTGGAAAGCCTACGAACGAACTTACATCGAACGGGACGTCCGGCAGATGGCTGAGATTTCGAACCTCGCGCTGTTTACGCGCTTTTTCCGTCTTGTGGCCGCGCTGACAGCCCAGGAAATTAATTACAGTGAACTCGGACGCGAGATCGGAGTGACACCGCAAACTTCCCAACGCTGGCTCTCGATTCTTCAATCCTCTTTTCAATGGTATGCGGTGCCTGCTTACAGCCGAAATAGCATCAAGAAGGTGAGTGAAAGGCCGAAAGGGCATTTCGGCGACACGGGTCTGGTCTGTCATGCTCTGGCGATCTCCACGCCAGGGGCCTTAGAGAGTCATCCCGCTTGGGGCGCTATTTTCGAATCGGCTGTTTACGGCGAGCTCCGAAAGCTGAGCGGCGCGATGGATACTCCGCCCCATGTCTACCATTGGCGCGCCCACAGCGGAGCAGAGATCGATTTTGTCTTGGAACGGGATGGAATGTTGTACCCGATTGAGGCAAAAGGGAAACAGTCGATCACCCGCCACGACGTGAAAGGCCTAAAAGCGTTCCGCGAAGCTTTTCCGCGCGAACAGATCGCGCCGGGTCTGATTATTGCGCCGGTGGAAGAAATTGCTCAAATCACGGAAAACGACTACGTCGTCCCCTGGGATCTGGTGGGGTGACGCCGAAGAAATAGCGCACGCGGTTCACATAGAAAATAATTTTGAGATCCTGGAAAATTAATTGAAACCCTTTAGGATGCGTTTTGTTAGAGGCTCACGAGTATGGCACAAAAGACGCTCTTCTTCGCCCACAAGTCGGCCGTCATCGACAAAGGGGCTGAAATCGGCCAGGACACGAGGATCTGGCACTTTTCGCACGTCATGCCCGGCGCGATGATCGGGGAGCGGTGCGTCCTGGGACAGAACGTCTATGTCGGAAAGGGAGTTCGGATCGGAAACGGCGTCAAGATCCAGAACAACGTGTCCGTTTATGAGGGTGTGACGCTGGAAGATGACGTTTTCTGCGGGCCGTCGATGGTGTTCACGAATGTGATTAACCCGCGGAGCCCAATTGAACGAAAGCATGAATTCAAACCGACGCTTGTGAAGCAGGGCGCAACCATCGGAGCAAACGCGACGATTATGTGCGGAGTGACGATCGGGCGGTACGCCCTTGTGGGCGCCGGAGCGGTCGTTCTGGATAACGTTCCCGACCACGAGTTGGCGGTGGGCGTGCCGGCCAAGCCGAAGGGGTGGGTGTGCCGTTGCGGTGTCCGATTGGACGCCGTGAAGGACAAGCTCACGTGCAAAAGCTGTGGACTCGCGTACCAACTCAGCGATCACGGTTTGGTGCACGCGTGAACGAAAGAATTCCCCTGCTCGACCTCCGTTCTCAATTCCGAACGATTGAAAAAGAGGCGAGGGCCGCGATCGATCGCGTCTTGGCGTCCCAACGTTTCATCTTGGGGCCTGAGGTGGAAGCCCTGGAGCAGGAGATATCGGCCTACGTCGGCTGCAAATTCGGCGTCGGCGTCAGCTCCGGAAGCGATGCGCTGTTAATAGCTCTGATGGTGCTCGGCGTGGGACCCGGAGACGAAGTCATTACATCGCCCTATACGTTCTTCGCCACCGGCGGGGCCATTTCGAGAGTCGGCGCCCGGCCCGTCTACGTGGATATTGAACCAAATTCATTCAACATCGACCCGAACAAGGTTGAATCCGCAATCACGAAGAAAACCAAGGCAATCATTCCCGTGCATCTGTTCGGCCAGGGAGCGGAGATGAAACCGATTCTCGACGCCGCCGATCGACATGGAATTCCGGTGATCGAAGATGCCGCACAGGCCATTGGAGCCGAGTATCAAGGGCGACGGCTCGGTTCGATGGGACGGATCGGATGCTTCAGCTTCTTTCCTTCGAAGAATCTCGGAGCGTTCGGCGACGCGGGGATGGTGACGACGAACGATGCCGACCTGGCCGAGAAACTTCGGATCTTTCGCTCCCACGGATCAAAACCGAAATACTTTCACAAATGGATCGGCGGGAACTTCCGAATCGACGCCCTTCAAGCGGCGATTTTACGGGCCAAGTTCGCCCATCTTGAAACCTGGACGAAGGCGCGACAACGCAATGCGGACCGCTATGATCGGCTCTTCACTGAGGCCGGCGTGAGTGAATTCGTTACGACTCCCTGGAGGCGACCGGGGGATCGGCACATTTTTAACCAGTATGTCCTACGGACGAAAAGGCGGGACGACCTCAAGAAGTTTTTGGCTGAAAAAGGGATCGAGACGGAAATTTACTATCCCCTCCCCCTTCACCTTCAGGAGTGTTTCGCCTACCTCGGTTACAAGAAAGGAGCCTGCCCCGAGTCTGAGCGGGCGGCGCAAGATACGCTGGCCATACCGGTCTATCCCGAAATTACGGAGTCTCAGCAGGCGCGAGTCGTCGAAACGATCCGGGCCTTTTTTCGCTAAGGGATTCGGTTCCGACAAAAATGAAGTAAGGTGCATATTTGTCTTGACATAAATGCAGTTCGGCTCACTATGGTCATACGCTGCGGCAGCTTCAAAATATGGTTAAGCGGGATCTGGACGAAAAGCTCGTCCTGCTTTCCGGGCCCCGCCAAGTGGGGAAAACCACGCTTTCGAAAAACCTCCACCCTGCTTCAACCCAGTATTTCAGCTTTGACGAAGGGGAGGACCGAAGAGTCATTCTCAAAAAAGCGTGGTCGCCTGAGGGGGACCTCGTCGTTCTCGACGAGCTTCATAAAATGCCGAAGTGGAAATCGTGGCTCAAAGGGGTGTACGACACCCGCGGGAACCGCCCAAGAATTCTTGTCACCGGATCCGCGCGCCTCGATATTTACCGGAAAGGCGGGGATTCGTTAGCCGGAAGATATTTTTACCACCGCTTGCACCCCTTTTCAGTCTCTGAAGTGAAACGCGAGATTTCCCCTGAAGAAGCTCTCGACCGCTTGATGCGTTTCGGCGGTTTTCCCGAACCGTTTTTGAAAGCTTCCGACCGGACCGCAAAGAGATGGCGCCGCTCGCACCTTGACCGGATCTTGCGGGAGGATCTAATCGATCTCGAACAGATTCGTAACATCAAGCTGCTCGAACTACTGGTCGATCTTCTGGCCACCCGAGTGGGAAAAACCGTTTCGTACAAATCCTTGTCTGAAGATCTCCAGGTGTCTCCGCATACGGTCAAGAACTGGATCCGTGTGCTCGAGCAAATGTTGGTGATCTTCATCGTAACGCCATTTTCCAAAAACATCGCCCGCGCGATTCAGAAGGAACCGAAGATCTACTTTTACGATACCGGACGACTTTTACAGGACGAGGGGGCGAGGTTTGAGAACATCGTTGCCTGCGCCCTGCTCAAGAGAAATCACTATCTGGAGGATACGGAAGGGGACCGTCGGGAGTTGCATTACATCCGGGACCGGGAGAAACGGGAAGTCGATTTTTTAACCGTCATTGAGAACCGTCCGGAATGGCTCATCGAAGCCAAAACAAGCGAAACGGGTCCCACATCCGCGTTACGCTATTACACAGGACGGATCCCCGGCGTGAAGGCGAGCCAGGTGGTGAAAAATCTGTCGCGAAAATTATATGACGACCCCGTTTCTATCGAACCGGCTGCGGCGTGGCTAGCGCAGTTGGATGCGTGAGAGGCGCCGGCGATTCCGGTCTATCCCGAGATCACCGAGGCACAGCGGGCGCGAGTCGTCGAAACGGTCCGGGCCTTTTATTCCTGAGGTTCAACGAACAACTTCGATCATCGGGTAGTCTTCAAAGCCCTGATCGAACGTCAAGATTCGGCGAATTCCGTGATGGATCGCCACTGCGACGTGGAGCGAATCGCGCGCACCCCGCGTCGGTTGTTCCAATACGAGGTCGCCGGCTGTGCGAACGTCCGAAAGCGTTACGGGCAGGACTTCATCCACCATCTCTTCCAACGTGGACCATGCTTGTGAAAACGCCGCATAACGCCGAATCGAGTGGTATCGATGCAACAGCTCTTGAAAAACCTCCGCACTCGTTATCAAAACCGCATCTTCTGTCGAAAGGTCGCGCAAAAGCTCACTCGTTCGCTCTTTCAACGGATGGGCCGCGCCTACCAAGTACATGACCGGATTGCTATCGAGGAAGATTGCGGCCAAGTTCGATTTCTCGATTCATTTCCTCGACCGTTCCCACGGGAAGCTGAAGCTTTGACAGCCGGTCAATCGCTTCAAGCTTTTGCTTTGCGCTTTTGCGAGGCCGCCAACCGGCATACTGGTGCATCGCCCGCCGAACCCATTCGCCCAAGGAGAGCTTCTCTTTCCTGGCGCAGCCTTTGAAAAACTTCATGTCCTTTTCCGGGACTAATACCTGTAATTTCAATGACATAGAAATATTATACTCCGGAGTATACTCCGGAGTCAATTCGAGGCAGGCGGCCGGCCGATCGAGTAGTACGTAAACCCGAGTTTCTTCAGCGCCTGCGGATCGTAGAGATTTCGGCCGTCAAAGATGACGGGAGACGCCAGCGTGGATTTGATTTTTCCAAAGTCGGGATGGCGGAACTGGTTCCATTCCGTCAGGACGCAGAGAGCGGCTGCCCCTTCTAAAGCGCCGTATGTCGATGACGCGTACGTCAGACGGTCCCCATAAACGACTTTGGCGTTGGCGTTGGCCACCGGATCGAACACATGAAGTTTCATTCCGGCGGCCAAAAGGCCGTCGATCACCGTAAGCGCGGGAGATTCGCGGATATCGTCGGTCTTCGCTTTAAACGCCAGACCCCAAATCGCGACCCGTTTCCCCTTGGCCGAAGCTTCCCCCCCGAAGTGCCGAAGAACGCGTCCCACAAACGCTTGCTTCTGCGCCTCGTTCACGTCCAGCGTGGCCTGAAGGAGACGGGGTTCAACGTCAATCTCGCGCGCGTGCGCCGTCAACGCCCGCACGTCCTTGGGAAAACAGGAACCGCCGAATCCGACGCTTGGGAAAAGATATTGAGGACCGATCCGGTGATCGGCACCGATCGCTTCACGAACGTTGGCGATGTCGGCCCCTTCTTTTTCGCAGATCATCGAGATTTCGTTCATGAACGAAATCCGAAGGGCGAGAAGGGCATTTGCCGCATATTTCGTCAGCTCCGCCGACTTGTGGTCCATGGCAAAAACCGGATGCCCCGTGCGGACAAACGGCGAATAGAGTTCGCGCAAGAGAGCCGACACGGCCATATCGAGCGTCCCGATGACGATCCGATCGGGGATCAAACAATCCTGAACCGCCGTCCCTTCGCGGAGAAACTCGGGATTCGAGACGACGTGGATGTCCGCCCGCTTCATGGAGTTTAGGATTTTGGTGCACTCTTCCGCCGTACCCACGGGGACAGTGCTCTTGAGAACCAGTACGGCGCCTTTCGGAGCGGCCTTTCCCACCTGTTCGGCGACCGCTTCCACCGCCTTTAAATCCGCGGAACCGTCGGACGACGACGGCGTGCCCACGCAGATGAAACTGATCACCGCTTCGGAAATGCCGGAATCGACGGCTGTGGAGAACCTGAGCCGCCCTTCCCCGACGTTTCGTGTGACGAGCTCCCCGAGCCCCGGTTCGTAAAACGGAACCTCTCCTTTTTGCAGACGGTCGATTTTGCTTTTATCGGTGTCGACACATGTCACGTCGTTGCCGGTTTCGGCAAAGCAGGTACCGGTAACCAGTCCCACGTAACCGGTTCCGATCACGCAAATTTTCATCGCGGCTCCTTCGTCATGAATCCCTAAGCCTACCGTAAGCTTTTCCCGGGCGAAAGATTGAATGTGTTAGGATTTTTCTTCGTGCATCCGACCCTTTTTCATATCGGATCGCTCAGCGTCAAAACCTACGGCCTGATGATGGCCATCGCTTTTATTTCGGCGATTATTCTCGCGCGGCGGCGGGCCAAGAAAGCAGGCCTCGATCCCCGGCAGATTGAAGTGATCTGCTACGCCCTGATCGGGATGGGCCTCCTTGGAACCCGCGTCCTCTATACGTTCGGTGAAAACACAAGGTATTACCTGACCCATCCGATCGAATTCTTTTACCTCCACGAAGGGGGGCTCTCGTTCGTGGGTGGGCTTTATTTCGTTGTCCCGACGTTGTTTTTTCTTTGCCGACGAAAACAACTTTCCTTCTGGACGGTCGTCGACATTCTCATCCCCTCCGTGGCGTTGGGCTTGGGCATCGGAAAAATCGGCTGCCTCTTCGCCGGCTGTTGCTTCGGAAAGCCGTGCGACCTCCCCTGGACCATTCGTTTTTCCGACCCTGACGGCCTCGCGCGGCCGCTCGACGTGGGACTTCATCCCGCACAGATTTACGAATCGCTCCTTTGGTTTTCGCTTTTTGGAGTCCTTTTGGGGTTTCAAAAGTTTCGCCGATTTCCGGGCGAAATGTTTTTGCTCTTTGCGGCCGTCTACGCCCTGGTTCGGCCTTTCTTGGAATCTCTTCGAGGCGAGCCGCGCTATGTCGGGAACCTCACAACCGTCCCGTTTCTGAGCGTACCCATGATCCTATTGACGGCCGGCGCTTGGGTTTATTTGCGAAGGAGGTCGATCTAGATCAGGCGGCAGGATCCGGTTTCGTACGTTCGCTCGCGACGTATTCACGAATCCTTTTCACGGCCGCCTCATCGATCTTCTCGAACTGAACTCCCATACCGGGAAACTGGATCGTACCCGCTTGGGGATTGAAAGCCACGGCGTAACGAACGAACGCCGTGGCCGAAATTTTTTCCCTTTCCAAAACAAATGACAGCTCAAGCTTGGTTCCGGCCGGGTAGGTAAGTTTCGACTGAATAAAGACGCCCCCTTCCCCCATCGAGACCAATCGCTCGTCGCGGGGCCTGGCTCTCTTGCTACCCGCGGGAACATAACGAACCGCCACATTGAGGTTGACGCGGGGAAAGCGGCGACGTTCTTTTTCGGGTGGAGGTTGGGTCATGCGATTTTGTTTCTTATGCCGGGAGGCTGCGACCGACTATAATTTTTGAGGGTCGTTGAAGCAATGTCTTTCCAAACGCACGGGGGTTGTTCCCATTCCACAGTTATCGATTAACGACATCCGGAACCATTTGAACGGCGACCGCTATCGCCCGCAAACGTACCGAGAGATCTGTAGCGACCTTCGCGCGCGCGGAAGCGATCGCTCACGAATCAAACGCTTTCTACTCGAACTGGAACGCCGCGGCGAAATCGTAAAACGACGGAATCACCGTTACTCGCCCGTCCTATCGGATAAGACAGGTCCGGGTCGGTTTCCCTCGCGGCGGCCGGTGCGCAAACGAAAGGGCTCCGCTTTGAATATGGATCGAGCGCCAACCGTCCCCGACA from Bdellovibrionota bacterium includes:
- a CDS encoding UDP-glucose/GDP-mannose dehydrogenase family protein — translated: MKICVIGTGYVGLVTGTCFAETGNDVTCVDTDKSKIDRLQKGEVPFYEPGLGELVTRNVGEGRLRFSTAVDSGISEAVISFICVGTPSSSDGSADLKAVEAVAEQVGKAAPKGAVLVLKSTVPVGTAEECTKILNSMKRADIHVVSNPEFLREGTAVQDCLIPDRIVIGTLDMAVSALLRELYSPFVRTGHPVFAMDHKSAELTKYAANALLALRISFMNEISMICEKEGADIANVREAIGADHRIGPQYLFPSVGFGGSCFPKDVRALTAHAREIDVEPRLLQATLDVNEAQKQAFVGRVLRHFGGEASAKGKRVAIWGLAFKAKTDDIRESPALTVIDGLLAAGMKLHVFDPVANANAKVVYGDRLTYASSTYGALEGAAALCVLTEWNQFRHPDFGKIKSTLASPVIFDGRNLYDPQALKKLGFTYYSIGRPPASN
- the lgt gene encoding prolipoprotein diacylglyceryl transferase, with amino-acid sequence MHPTLFHIGSLSVKTYGLMMAIAFISAIILARRRAKKAGLDPRQIEVICYALIGMGLLGTRVLYTFGENTRYYLTHPIEFFYLHEGGLSFVGGLYFVVPTLFFLCRRKQLSFWTVVDILIPSVALGLGIGKIGCLFAGCCFGKPCDLPWTIRFSDPDGLARPLDVGLHPAQIYESLLWFSLFGVLLGFQKFRRFPGEMFLLFAAVYALVRPFLESLRGEPRYVGNLTTVPFLSVPMILLTAGAWVYLRRRSI
- a CDS encoding PilZ domain-containing protein; translated protein: MTQPPPEKERRRFPRVNLNVAVRYVPAGSKRARPRDERLVSMGEGGVFIQSKLTYPAGTKLELSFVLEREKISATAFVRYAVAFNPQAGTIQFPGMGVQFEKIDEAAVKRIREYVASERTKPDPAA